Part of the Deinococcus grandis genome, TTCACGCTGAGCCAGACGCAACTGAGCGCGCCCGGCACCGTCACGCTGAGCTGGGACGTCGCCAACGCCCAGAGCGTGCGCCTCGCCGGACTGAAAGGCCCACTCACGAACGGTCAGTGGCCCGCAAAAGGCAGCACCACCGTGCAGGTGGGCGCGACCCGAACCTTCACTCTGACCGCCGGAACCCAGGTGCAGCAGCAGACCGTGCGCGTCACGCTGCCCGCACCGGTCGTGCAGACGTTCACCCTCAGTCCCACGCAGATCACCGGGAAGGGCGTCGTCGTGCTGACTTGGAAGGTGCAGAACGCCACCGCCGTGCGCATCGACGGCGTGAAGGGCCCCAACCGTGACGGCAGCTGGCCCGCACAGGGGCAGACCCCCGTCCCGGTGAGCGCCACGCGCACGTTCGTGCTGCGCGCCGGCACCGCCAAGGCCACCCAGACGGTCACCGTGACCGCTGCCCCCACCCCGCAGATCACGGGCTTCACCGCCACCCCGAACGTCCTGACCGGACCCGGCGCCGTGACGCTCAGCTGGACCGCGCAGAACACCAGCGCCGTGCGCCTGAGCGGCCCCGCCGGAATGATCGGCACCACGCACCCCGCCAGCGGCAGAGCCAGCGTGCAGGTCACGAAGACCGGGACGTACACCGTCACCGCCGGCGGGCAGAGCCGCAAGGTCACCGTCACCGTGAAACCCGCGCCGCAGACCAACCCGGCGGTGACGCCTCCGACCGGTGGTACGGCCACGCCTCAGGTGCAGAGTGAAGGCACCAGGATCACGAACTTCCGGGCGAGCCGCAGCGCCATCAACGCCGGGGAGAGCGTCACCTTCAACTGGTTCACCATCAACGCGAAAGTCGTCCGTATCGAAGGGGTGCCCGGCGACCTTCCCCCCAGGGGGCAGGTCACGATCACGCCCAGCCAGACGCAGACGTACACCCTGACGGCCGACGATGTCGTGTACAAGACGCCCATCACGGTCCGCGTCCGCGACACCGGCGCCGACTACAGCGACCTGAGCGGCACCTGGACGCACCCGTTCGGCGTCGTGACCATGACCGTCACCGGCAAGTCCGGCACCGGGACGTTCAGCAGCAACCGCCCCGGCGTGCCCGGCGTGACCATCGAACTGGTCTTCAACGGGGACACCGTCACCGCCACCTCCCAGAAGAATCCGGATTTCAGTTTCGTCGCGTCCCTGCGTTCGGGCCGCAAGGCCATGCTGGGGACGTACACCCTGAAGGGCGAGCAGGAACGCTGGTGCATGTACCGTCCGGGCACGCCCAGACCCGCCGAGTGCAAATGAGGGCGGCTCAGGTGGTGCAGGCGCAGGTGGGTGCAGGTCAGGTCAGCAGCGTGCAGGTCATACGGATTCCGTTTGTTCCGCCCTCAACCCGTAACCACACCGGGTTGAGGGCTCCACGACCGGAACCCGCTTTTCTCCCACTCGCTCCGCTCGGATTGAACGGCTTTGTCAGCCATTCAATCGGAGTCCGTATCAGAGGAGGCTCATCATGATCGACATCGCAGGCAACAGTGGCGGCGGACAGTTCATCAAGGCGCAGATCGTCCCGATGGAAGGCAAGAGCAGCCGCTCGCCGATCGAGTGCATGTTCAACCCGCGTGAGTACGCGATCAGCCGCAGCGTGAACTGGAAGACCGAGAGCAACGACAACAACGACAACGGCAACAAGGTGTACCTGGGGGGCTCCCCGGCGAAACTGACGCTGGAACTGTTCTTCGACACGTACGCGCGGCGGCAGTCGGCGGGCGTGGTCGAGGACGTCCGCAAGTACACGGCGGCCCTGTGGGCGCTGAGCGAGATGCAGACCGGGGACGGCGAGAAGGGCGCGGGGAGCAGCATCAAGAAGGGCAAGCCGACCAGCGTGCTGTTCCAGTGGGGGCAGACGTGGCACTTCCAGGCGGTCATCACGGACATCGAGCAGCAGTTCACGCTGTTCATGCCGGACGGCACTCCGGTCCGGTCGGTCATGAAGACGACGTTCGAGCAGGCCGACACCGCCACGTCCTTCGAGGGGAAGGGGGGGCTGAAGAGTTACCACGTCAGTCAGGGCATCCGGGACGCCGCCGGGCAGCGGGGGTTCGTGGGTGACCTGCGCCGCGCGCCGTTCGGGAAGGGGCAGACGTGACGCGGGTGCAGCGTGACTCGCTGGAGGGTGCGGTCAGCACGCTGTACCTGAACCTGGACGGTCGGGACATGCCGCCCGAGCAGTTCCGGATGATCGACGAGATCACCGTGGACAGCAGCCTGCAACTGCCGGACGTGGCGACCGTCACGCTGCGCGACCCGGCCGGGGAACTCGTGGACGACACGACGTACAAGCTGGGGGCGCGCATCAAGGTGGTCGCGCAGGTGAAGGGCAACAAGGAGACGGTGTTCGACGGGGAGATCGTGGAGATCGAGCCGCGCTTCACGCGGGGGACGCAGCAGCTGCGGCTGCGGGCCTTCGACCGGCTGCACCGGCTGTCGCGCGGGACGCACACGAAGTCGTACCAGAACGTCAGTGACATGGATCTGGTGAAGAAGATCGCCTCGGAGGCCGGGCTGACCGCGAAGACCGGTCCGGCGAGCGTGGTGCACGGGTACGTGTTGCAGCACAACCAGTCGCATCTGGCGTTCCTGCGTGAGCGGGCCGCGCGGCTGGGGTACATCCTGTTCGTGGACGGCACGACCCTGCACTGCGAGCCGGTGCGGGGGCAGGATCCCATCACGTTGACGTGGGGGGACAACCTGAGTGAGTTCCTGCCGCGCCTGAGCAGCCTGAACCAGACGAGTGGCAGCACGGTGCGGTCGTGGGACCCGAAGCAGAAGCGCGCCGTGAGCAGCGAGAAGCAGAGCGGTGAGGGCAAGGCGAAGGTGCAGGAGGGGACCCGCAGCGAGGGGGTGGCGCAGGAGGCGTTCAGCATGAAGGCCCCGACCACCAGCAGCGCGCTGATCGTGCGGGATCAGGGCTACGCGGACGCGATCGCGCAGGCGCAGCGCAACCGCGTGGCGGAGGGGTTGCTGGAGGCGCGCGGGCAGGCGGCCGGGTACCCGCGCCTGACGGCCGGGACGCAGCTGGACATCCGGAACGTGGGGCAGCGCTTCAGCGGGTCGTACGTGGCGAGCAGCGTCCGGCACGTGTACCGCAACGGGGAAGGCTACAGCACCGAGTTCGCCGTGACGGGCAGCCACCCGGAGTCCCTGGCGGGAATGATCCGGCAGGCGACCGGCGGGGCGGGCGGCAGTGCGGGTGGCAGTGCAGGTGGCGTGATGACCCCCGCGCCGGGCCTGATGATCGGTATCGTGACCAACAACGACGACCCGGACAACCAGGGCCGCGTGAAACTCAAACTCCCTGCGCTGACCGAGGACGACGAGACCGACTGGGCGCGGGTCGTGAACCTGGGCGGCGGCCCGAACCGCGGCTCGCAGCACACCCCGGAGGTGAACGACGAGGTACTCGTCGGCTTCGAGCACGGCGACATCCACCACCCGTACGTGATCGGCGGCCTGTGGAACGGCACGGACGCCCCGCCGCGCCCCACCGGGAAGGTCGTCAAGAACGGCAAGGTCATCCAGCGGGTGTACCGCACGCGCCTGGGGCACGAGTTCATCTACGACGACCCGGAGGATCCCGATCCGCCGAAGATCACCGTGCAGAGCAGCAAGGGGCACGCCATCGAACTGAACGACGACAAGAAGAAACCCTTCGCGGAGTACCGCACGAAGGCCGGGCACCGCCTGACCCTGATGGACGACCCCAAGGGACCGTTCGTGGTCCTGCGGGACAAGAACGGCAACGAGGTGAAACTGGACAGCAAGAGCAACACGTTGACCATCACGAGCACCGGGCGTCTGGAACTGAAGGCGACGCGCGGCATAAGCATCGACGCGGGCGGCGGGAACGTGGACGTGAAGGGTGTCCTGATCAACCTCAACTGATGGACGGGACACGAATGCAGGCCCTGCACGCCCTGTGCGACGCCCTGAGTGCGCAGGTGCTGGACGTCGCGCTGAACGAACAGGCCGAACCGGACGTGCGCTACGTGGTGGCCCCGCCGGATCTGGGCGGGACGCGGCTGGCGGACGTGCAGGCGCGGCTGGACCTGACGGAGTTCGAGGTGGGCGTGCTGGCCCTGGCCCTCTCGACGGAACTGTTCCCCGAGCGGATGCTGGCGGCGTGCGCGGCGGCGCTGCAGATGGACAGCCTGTACGCGGCGTTCCTGACGCCGTCCCTGACGCGCCGGTGGCTGCTGGGCGACGACTGGTCGCAGGGCGAGGCGTTCAGCGCGGAGCGGCCCCTGCTGGCCTGCGGGCTGATCGAGTTCGGCGTGAGCGCGAATGCCAGCGTGCTCGAGGCGCTGACGCCACTGCGGCTGAGCGGGGCGCTGCTCGCGGACCTGCGCGGTGCGCCGGGTGTCCCGCCGGACCTGCGCGGGGTCCTGCGGGAGCTGCCGCCCGGCGGCCTGCTGAGCGACTCGCAGGAGGCGCAGCGGGAGACGCTGGCCCGGCACCTGAAGGGCGAGGACCGCGCGGCGCTGCTGGTCGGCACGAATGCGGCCGGGATGCAGGCAGTCGCCGGGCAGCTGCTGGGGGCGGGCGCGCACCTGCTCGACCTGCCCGTCCTGGCCTCCCGCCCCGCCGAGGAGCAGGAGGGCGTGCTGCGCGC contains:
- a CDS encoding CIS tube protein; translation: MIDIAGNSGGGQFIKAQIVPMEGKSSRSPIECMFNPREYAISRSVNWKTESNDNNDNGNKVYLGGSPAKLTLELFFDTYARRQSAGVVEDVRKYTAALWALSEMQTGDGEKGAGSSIKKGKPTSVLFQWGQTWHFQAVITDIEQQFTLFMPDGTPVRSVMKTTFEQADTATSFEGKGGLKSYHVSQGIRDAAGQRGFVGDLRRAPFGKGQT
- a CDS encoding VgrG-related protein yields the protein MTRVQRDSLEGAVSTLYLNLDGRDMPPEQFRMIDEITVDSSLQLPDVATVTLRDPAGELVDDTTYKLGARIKVVAQVKGNKETVFDGEIVEIEPRFTRGTQQLRLRAFDRLHRLSRGTHTKSYQNVSDMDLVKKIASEAGLTAKTGPASVVHGYVLQHNQSHLAFLRERAARLGYILFVDGTTLHCEPVRGQDPITLTWGDNLSEFLPRLSSLNQTSGSTVRSWDPKQKRAVSSEKQSGEGKAKVQEGTRSEGVAQEAFSMKAPTTSSALIVRDQGYADAIAQAQRNRVAEGLLEARGQAAGYPRLTAGTQLDIRNVGQRFSGSYVASSVRHVYRNGEGYSTEFAVTGSHPESLAGMIRQATGGAGGSAGGSAGGVMTPAPGLMIGIVTNNDDPDNQGRVKLKLPALTEDDETDWARVVNLGGGPNRGSQHTPEVNDEVLVGFEHGDIHHPYVIGGLWNGTDAPPRPTGKVVKNGKVIQRVYRTRLGHEFIYDDPEDPDPPKITVQSSKGHAIELNDDKKKPFAEYRTKAGHRLTLMDDPKGPFVVLRDKNGNEVKLDSKSNTLTITSTGRLELKATRGISIDAGGGNVDVKGVLINLN